From Slackia heliotrinireducens DSM 20476:
CTGCATCTGGGCGCGACCTTGGCCGTCTTCTACATCGCGGCCATCCTGGGCAACACCTCCAACTACTGGATCGCCCGGTTCTTCGGTTCGCGCATCATCGACTCCGGCAAGGTGAAATCCCTCACCCCCGAGCGCATGGCCAAGCTCGACGGCTTCTTCGAGAAATACGGCGGACTGACCATCGTCATCACCCGTTTCATGCCGTTCTTCCGCACCTTCGCGCCGTTCATCGCGGGCACGGGCCATATGAATTTCGCCAAGTTCACGCTCTTCAACGCCATCGGCGGCATCTCCTGGGTGAGCCTGTTCGTCCTGGTGGGATACTTCTTCGGCGGCATTCCCTTCGTGCAGGAGCACTTCGAGGTCATCGTTTTAGGCATCGTGGCCGTGTCGGTGGCTCCCGCCTTCATCGGCGCCGTCAAGGGGGCCTTGGCCGCCCGCAAGAAGTAGCGGAGCCGCGTAGCCGAAGCAAAACCCAGCGTGGCCCGCGATCGCAGGGGCGGCCGCGCAACGGTGCCGCGTAGCCATGGCAAGACCGATCAGCCGCATGCGCATGATGCGTGTGCGGCTGTTTTTGTTGGTCGAATCGCCGATTTCTGCACGAGAACTCGAGTTGTGCATTCCGTTTTGCGGGTGCTGCGCGTTTTCAGGTTTTGAAAACGGCGTTTGCCCAGGTCGCGAAAACCGCTGCGAGCCCCTTTTGCCCAACGGGAATGCACAA
This genomic window contains:
- a CDS encoding VTT domain-containing protein; the protein is MDIVNFFVSLLKDPRSAIAGWIVALGPVWVYTPLFLIVFVETGLVFFPFLPGDSLLFAAGVFSAPGGGLHLGATLAVFYIAAILGNTSNYWIARFFGSRIIDSGKVKSLTPERMAKLDGFFEKYGGLTIVITRFMPFFRTFAPFIAGTGHMNFAKFTLFNAIGGISWVSLFVLVGYFFGGIPFVQEHFEVIVLGIVAVSVAPAFIGAVKGALAARKK